A stretch of Borrelia turcica IST7 DNA encodes these proteins:
- a CDS encoding V-type ATP synthase subunit K (produces ATP from ADP in the presence of a proton gradient across the membrane; the K subunit is a nonenzymatic component which binds the dimeric form by interacting with the G and E subunits) produces MDIGLIGVNSALTISAIGSALGMGAAGSAAIGAWKRCYMQGKPAPFLLIVFVSAPLTQIIYGYILMNTLAGVMEQVNPWLLFGAGFGGGLAISVSAFAQGRAAAGACDAFAETGKGFATNLLILGLIESVALFVMVFLMIFKFV; encoded by the coding sequence ATGGATATAGGTTTAATAGGAGTTAATTCAGCTTTAACAATATCTGCAATAGGTTCAGCTTTGGGTATGGGGGCTGCAGGAAGTGCTGCTATTGGAGCATGGAAGAGGTGTTATATGCAAGGCAAGCCGGCTCCGTTTTTATTAATTGTTTTTGTTTCAGCACCTTTGACTCAAATAATATATGGATATATATTGATGAATACTTTAGCGGGGGTAATGGAACAGGTAAATCCTTGGTTATTATTTGGAGCGGGTTTTGGTGGTGGACTTGCTATTTCTGTTTCTGCTTTTGCTCAAGGAAGAGCGGCTGCTGGAGCTTGTGATGCTTTTGCTGAGACTGGGAAGGGATTTGCGACAAATCTTTTGATTTTAGGATTAATAGAATCTGTTGCTCTTTTCGTAATGGTATTCTTAATGATATTTAAGTTTGTTTAA
- a CDS encoding type I restriction endonuclease: MQFKRHIMSLSKKVREVKDSVLLEEATKHHLVLPLLTILGYDYTNPLIVEPEFTADFSNKNAKKVDYALLLENNQGIILMEVKHHSENLERHVEQLVNYFNNLKPKRSVEFGILTNGLEYQFFTDLSNDNLLDTEPFMVVNLEEITLESIDNLRKFCRKDFDVRVVKSFAREIRYRKFVSQYLKTEASNPSDDFIRFINRKIEFKKPALLDAKNVVRSVFSEILFPSCALRNNRVVVSRMIDEKTLNNNNRSNEENTKNLERLAKSSIEVQNLNKILENFIFTLDNVEKYESQHYTGYRIVGGKLFADLVFRPKRNVILITVKVPLEKVCLKEGFVRDVSGIGTYGNGNIEIVFVDESQFEEVKRLIRLSFDLCN; the protein is encoded by the coding sequence ATGCAATTTAAAAGACATATAATGAGCTTGAGTAAAAAAGTTAGGGAAGTTAAAGATAGTGTTTTACTTGAAGAGGCTACAAAACATCACCTTGTTTTACCTCTTTTAACAATATTGGGCTATGATTACACCAATCCTCTTATTGTTGAACCTGAATTTACAGCTGATTTTTCTAATAAGAATGCAAAAAAAGTAGATTATGCTCTCTTATTAGAAAATAATCAGGGTATTATTTTAATGGAAGTTAAGCATCATAGTGAGAATTTAGAAAGGCATGTTGAACAATTGGTAAATTATTTTAATAATCTTAAACCTAAAAGATCTGTTGAATTTGGAATTTTGACCAATGGGCTTGAGTATCAATTTTTTACTGATTTAAGTAATGATAATTTATTGGATACAGAACCTTTTATGGTTGTGAATTTAGAGGAAATTACTCTTGAGAGCATTGATAACTTAAGAAAATTTTGTAGGAAAGATTTTGATGTCCGAGTAGTGAAGTCATTTGCAAGGGAAATAAGATATAGAAAATTTGTTTCTCAATATTTGAAAACAGAGGCAAGTAATCCAAGTGACGATTTTATTAGATTTATAAATAGAAAAATTGAATTTAAAAAGCCAGCATTATTGGATGCTAAAAATGTAGTAAGAAGTGTGTTTAGTGAGATACTTTTTCCAAGTTGTGCATTACGAAATAATAGGGTGGTAGTATCTAGGATGATTGATGAGAAAACTTTAAATAATAATAATAGATCTAATGAAGAGAATACTAAAAATTTAGAAAGATTGGCAAAATCAAGTATTGAAGTGCAAAATTTAAATAAAATATTGGAGAATTTTATTTTTACTCTAGATAATGTGGAAAAATATGAAAGTCAACATTATACAGGATATAGGATTGTTGGTGGTAAACTTTTTGCAGATTTAGTATTTAGACCTAAAAGGAATGTAATACTAATTACAGTTAAAGTTCCTTTGGAAAAGGTATGTTTAAAAGAAGGTTTTGTTCGTGATGTTAGTGGTATTGGAACTTATGGGAATGGGAATATTGAAATTGTTTTTGTAGATGAATCACAATTTGAAGAGGTTAAAAGACTCATAAGATTAAGTTTTGATTTATGTAATTAA
- the lepA gene encoding translation elongation factor 4 yields MSSYKKNFCIIAHIDHGKSTLADRFIQKAKIVSDRDFKSQMLDSMDIERERGITIKSQAVTIEYKSNDGNIYELNFVDTPGHVDFSYEVSRAISSCEGALLLIDASQGIEAQTVSNFYMAFEHNLEIIPVINKIDLPSANIDFVKEQIERDLGLDSNIAVPISAKNGIGIDELLESICKYVPSPKGSVSNALKALIFDSHYDSYRGVIVHFRIFEGRIKTGDKIKLMHADREYLVEEIGIFRILLERRDVLEAGDVGYFIAGIKNISDVKIGDTVTFFDEPASFPLEGFKEVKPVVFSSVYPVDANQYDDLLKAMDRLKLNDASLTFEKDASAALGHGFKCGFLGLLHLEVIQERIEREFDLNVILTSPSVRYKIVPKKGDPYFIESPEQFPGNEYIENALEPYIRANIIVPTEFLGNVMSICLLKRGIQENLIYLDTKRVEIIYKMPLAEILFDFYDKIKSVSRGYASFDYELLGYEETDLVKLDILVNGDRVDALSQLVFRDSARTKATGICKKLKEEIARQQFKIAIQGAIGSNIIARETISPVRKDVTAKCYGGDITRKRKLLEKQKEGKKRMKMIGNVEIPQSAFLSVLKSDDK; encoded by the coding sequence ATTAGTTCTTATAAAAAAAATTTTTGCATTATTGCACATATTGATCATGGTAAGTCAACCTTGGCGGATAGATTTATACAGAAGGCCAAGATAGTCTCAGATCGAGATTTTAAAAGTCAAATGCTTGATAGCATGGATATTGAAAGGGAGAGGGGCATTACAATTAAGAGTCAAGCTGTTACTATTGAATATAAGAGCAATGATGGAAATATTTATGAGCTTAATTTTGTAGATACACCAGGTCATGTTGATTTTTCTTATGAAGTTTCAAGAGCAATTTCATCTTGTGAGGGCGCACTTTTACTTATTGATGCAAGCCAAGGAATTGAGGCTCAAACTGTTTCTAACTTTTATATGGCATTTGAACATAATCTTGAAATTATTCCTGTTATTAATAAAATAGATTTACCAAGTGCGAATATTGATTTTGTAAAAGAACAAATAGAACGTGATTTAGGCCTAGATTCAAATATTGCTGTTCCAATATCTGCTAAGAATGGAATAGGAATTGATGAGTTGCTTGAGTCTATTTGTAAATATGTTCCGTCTCCTAAGGGTAGTGTTAGTAATGCATTGAAGGCTTTAATTTTTGACTCGCATTATGATTCTTATCGTGGTGTTATTGTACATTTTAGAATTTTTGAAGGTCGGATCAAGACGGGTGATAAAATTAAATTGATGCATGCAGATAGGGAATATTTAGTCGAAGAGATTGGAATCTTTAGAATATTACTTGAAAGAAGGGATGTTTTGGAGGCTGGCGATGTTGGTTATTTCATTGCGGGGATAAAGAATATATCAGATGTGAAGATTGGAGATACTGTAACTTTTTTCGATGAACCAGCAAGTTTTCCTCTTGAAGGATTTAAGGAAGTTAAGCCTGTGGTATTTTCTTCTGTTTATCCGGTTGATGCTAATCAGTATGATGATCTTTTAAAGGCGATGGATAGACTCAAGCTTAATGATGCATCGCTTACTTTTGAAAAAGATGCTTCAGCTGCCCTTGGTCATGGATTTAAATGTGGATTTTTAGGGTTGCTGCATTTAGAAGTAATTCAGGAAAGAATTGAGCGTGAGTTTGATCTTAATGTAATCTTAACTTCTCCTTCGGTTCGTTATAAAATTGTTCCTAAAAAGGGAGATCCTTATTTTATTGAGAGTCCTGAACAATTTCCTGGAAATGAGTATATTGAGAATGCTCTTGAACCTTATATTAGAGCTAATATTATTGTCCCTACTGAGTTTTTAGGGAATGTTATGAGTATTTGTTTACTTAAAAGAGGAATACAAGAAAACTTAATTTACCTTGATACAAAACGTGTTGAGATTATTTATAAAATGCCACTTGCAGAAATACTTTTTGATTTTTACGATAAAATTAAATCTGTAAGTCGCGGATATGCTTCTTTTGATTATGAATTATTAGGTTATGAGGAAACAGATTTAGTTAAATTGGATATTTTAGTTAATGGGGACAGAGTTGATGCACTATCTCAGTTGGTCTTTAGAGATAGTGCAAGGACAAAGGCTACGGGTATTTGTAAAAAATTAAAGGAAGAGATTGCAAGACAGCAGTTTAAAATAGCTATTCAGGGAGCTATTGGTTCAAATATTATTGCTCGTGAGACAATCTCACCTGTTAGAAAAGATGTTACTGCTAAATGTTATGGTGGTGATATTACTCGTAAAAGAAAACTTTTAGAAAAGCAAAAGGAGGGGAAGAAACGAATGAAGATGATAGGAAATGTTGAAATACCTCAAAGTGCATTTCTTTCTGTGCTTAAGTCAGATGATAAGTAG
- a CDS encoding cysteine desulfurase, whose product MKAHLIKDTNKKAKILRKDFPILNKTINNKKIIYFDNAATSQKPKNVILSEVDYYKNYNANVHRSGHELAIQSSLKIEETRKLVKRFINAESNRNIIFNSGTTDGINTVANSLLFSKILKENDEIILTNLEHNSNLLPWVNIAKYLNLKIKLAKFNEMGLIQPLQIQNLITDKTKIIAISGISNILGTSQDLEAIGKIAKENKMIFFVDAAQMAPHTDIDVCKINCDFLVFSGHKMLAPTGTGVLYISNNIIDKLNSCKLGGNTIEDLFIENDEICFKPLESPNKFESGTPNIAGIIGLGKAIEYINNVSMEFIKEHDKELVKYCVEQLKEIDEVEFLLNQDIKRKAIISFTIKDIHSHDIETYLDTMGIAIRSGRTCTYLAFFSENIKKNHLLRISFYLYNTKEEIDTFIFCLKRTIKAFH is encoded by the coding sequence ATGAAGGCTCATCTTATAAAAGATACAAATAAAAAAGCTAAAATTTTAAGAAAAGATTTTCCCATTTTAAATAAAACTATAAACAATAAAAAAATTATTTATTTTGATAACGCTGCTACCTCTCAAAAACCTAAAAATGTTATTTTATCTGAAGTCGATTATTACAAAAATTATAATGCAAATGTTCACAGAAGTGGACATGAACTTGCAATTCAATCCAGCTTAAAAATAGAAGAGACAAGAAAACTTGTAAAAAGATTTATTAATGCAGAATCTAATAGAAATATAATATTTAATTCTGGAACAACAGATGGTATAAATACAGTAGCAAATTCATTACTTTTTTCAAAAATTTTAAAAGAAAACGATGAAATCATTTTAACAAATCTAGAACATAACAGTAATTTACTTCCTTGGGTCAATATCGCTAAATATTTAAATTTAAAAATCAAACTTGCAAAGTTTAATGAAATGGGTCTTATTCAACCCTTGCAAATACAAAACTTAATTACAGATAAAACTAAAATTATTGCTATATCCGGCATAAGCAATATATTAGGTACTTCTCAAGATTTAGAAGCAATTGGAAAAATTGCTAAAGAAAATAAAATGATTTTTTTCGTAGACGCAGCTCAAATGGCGCCCCACACAGACATAGATGTATGCAAAATAAACTGTGATTTTTTAGTATTCTCAGGACACAAAATGCTTGCTCCAACAGGAACAGGAGTGCTATATATCTCCAATAACATTATAGATAAACTCAATAGCTGTAAACTAGGAGGCAATACTATAGAAGATCTTTTCATAGAAAATGATGAAATTTGCTTTAAACCTCTTGAATCACCAAATAAATTCGAATCAGGTACCCCTAATATTGCAGGAATCATCGGTCTTGGCAAAGCAATAGAATACATTAATAATGTTTCAATGGAATTTATTAAAGAACATGACAAAGAACTCGTTAAATATTGTGTTGAACAATTAAAAGAAATTGATGAGGTTGAATTCCTTCTAAATCAAGATATTAAAAGAAAAGCAATAATATCATTTACAATAAAAGATATCCATTCACATGATATTGAAACATATCTTGATACAATGGGCATTGCAATCCGATCTGGTCGTACTTGTACTTATCTTGCTTTTTTCTCAGAAAATATTAAAAAAAATCATCTTTTAAGAATAAGTTTTTATTTATATAACACAAAAGAAGAAATTGATACTTTTATATTTTGTCTGAAGAGAACAATAAAAGCATTTCATTAA
- a CDS encoding iron-sulfur cluster assembly scaffold protein, producing the protein MLSEKIKKELIRLSKISKYTFKTDKNQNLVYKSNCGDQIAFQINMNNDKIRLKYNASGCIILLASAYTLTKICDNKSRKEILEIITKAINKNFESLEEIDTSLKNFENFIHTNRQNCFILPYKALNESLNIMK; encoded by the coding sequence ATGCTCTCAGAGAAAATAAAAAAAGAACTAATAAGGCTTAGTAAAATAAGTAAATACACTTTTAAAACAGATAAAAATCAAAATTTAGTATATAAGTCTAATTGTGGTGACCAAATAGCCTTTCAAATAAACATGAACAACGATAAAATCAGATTAAAATACAATGCATCGGGATGCATTATTCTTCTTGCAAGCGCTTATACATTAACTAAAATATGTGACAACAAATCTAGAAAAGAAATACTAGAAATCATCACAAAGGCAATTAATAAAAATTTTGAAAGTTTAGAAGAAATTGATACAAGTCTTAAAAATTTTGAAAATTTCATACATACAAATAGACAAAATTGCTTCATACTGCCTTATAAAGCCCTAAATGAAAGCTTAAATATAATGAAATAA
- a CDS encoding V-type ATP synthase subunit I — MIVKMKKVLLLTLLKYKREALENLRELGVVHIDFYNKVSKSLEEVIETRGIFIQALSLLEDDYEVKTLKSSSENFLDIAKNIVKLGTEIKDLRDTRQELLHKRDSISFWGYFSLDLVNKLRENNICVQFFKSQISEYKKILTSSEIKVALVNNVKGAAYFVAINDSMQTIETAEEYKFELDLILIENKLKIINEILEQKVTQISLLNKYKDVLRDEIRKYNQIVEFEQVVADMRVECNNFVYITGFIPEDKQEKLRNVAGDKFAVQFADPDDEDIVPTYVERKGLAKLAGPIFDVLDTIPGYKERDVSFIFMLFFFVFFGMIVGDAAYGVLFLLVGIILSVGNLVNKKPLTSVHALIFYLSTSAIIYGSMTGTWFGSGPFVLELFPALKFFKIDYLTGSNSMQNIMFICFTIGLLQISLAHIWNFIRQVKEKPHIHAIAQIGWLVGISGLYYLVLNLILGEDRFPMSSYILNMIYIGVALVFIFEKQDGSNFFMCILKSFGGVIEQFLTTVAGFADIISYIRLFAVGLAGLAISDSFNSMSASLLKSSNIGLIISGIIIILFGHILNIVLSLLSVVVHGVRLNMLEFSNHLGQEWNGCSYKPFRKIKNQ; from the coding sequence ATGATTGTAAAAATGAAGAAAGTTTTGCTTTTGACTTTGTTGAAATATAAGAGAGAGGCTCTTGAAAATTTAAGAGAATTGGGAGTTGTCCATATTGATTTTTACAATAAAGTTTCAAAGTCTTTAGAAGAGGTTATTGAAACTAGGGGAATTTTTATTCAGGCTTTATCTTTGCTTGAAGATGATTATGAGGTGAAAACTTTAAAATCTTCAAGTGAAAATTTTTTGGATATTGCAAAAAATATAGTTAAGTTAGGTACTGAGATTAAAGATCTTAGAGATACAAGGCAGGAATTATTACATAAAAGGGATAGCATATCCTTTTGGGGATATTTTTCTCTTGATTTGGTAAATAAATTGAGAGAAAACAATATTTGTGTACAATTTTTTAAGTCTCAAATTAGTGAATATAAAAAAATATTGACATCTTCTGAAATTAAAGTTGCTCTTGTTAATAATGTGAAAGGCGCAGCTTATTTTGTAGCTATTAATGATTCTATGCAAACAATAGAAACAGCGGAAGAGTATAAGTTTGAGCTTGACCTTATTTTGATTGAAAATAAATTAAAGATTATTAATGAAATTTTGGAACAAAAAGTAACTCAAATATCACTGTTAAATAAGTATAAAGATGTTTTAAGGGATGAGATAAGAAAATATAATCAAATTGTTGAGTTTGAACAGGTTGTAGCTGACATGAGGGTAGAATGCAATAATTTTGTTTATATTACAGGATTTATTCCGGAAGATAAGCAAGAAAAGCTTAGAAATGTAGCTGGAGATAAATTTGCTGTTCAATTTGCAGATCCAGATGATGAAGATATTGTACCAACTTATGTTGAAAGAAAAGGATTGGCTAAGCTTGCTGGACCTATTTTTGATGTTTTAGATACAATTCCTGGGTATAAAGAGAGAGATGTTAGTTTCATTTTTATGTTATTTTTCTTTGTATTTTTTGGAATGATAGTTGGTGATGCAGCTTATGGTGTACTATTTTTGCTAGTAGGAATTATACTGAGTGTGGGCAATTTAGTGAATAAGAAGCCTTTAACATCTGTTCATGCTTTGATATTTTATCTGAGTACATCGGCTATTATATATGGTTCAATGACTGGCACTTGGTTTGGAAGTGGTCCTTTTGTACTTGAATTATTCCCTGCTTTAAAGTTTTTTAAGATTGACTACTTGACAGGCAGTAACAGTATGCAAAATATTATGTTTATATGTTTTACAATAGGTCTTTTGCAAATATCATTAGCTCATATATGGAATTTTATTCGACAAGTAAAGGAAAAGCCTCATATACATGCAATTGCTCAAATTGGTTGGCTTGTTGGAATTTCTGGACTTTACTATTTAGTACTCAATTTGATATTAGGGGAGGATAGATTTCCTATGAGTAGTTATATTTTAAATATGATATATATTGGAGTTGCTCTTGTCTTTATTTTTGAGAAGCAAGATGGTTCAAACTTCTTTATGTGTATATTAAAAAGCTTTGGTGGGGTAATAGAACAATTTTTGACTACTGTTGCAGGATTTGCAGACATAATATCTTATATTAGGCTTTTTGCTGTTGGGCTTGCAGGACTTGCAATTTCTGATAGTTTTAATAGTATGTCAGCATCTTTATTAAAATCATCTAATATTGGTCTTATAATAAGTGGCATTATTATAATACTGTTTGGACATATTCTAAATATAGTTTTATCTTTATTGTCTGTTGTTGTTCATGGAGTAAGACTTAATATGCTTGAATTTTCAAACCATTTGGGTCAAGAATGGAATGGATGTTCTTATAAGCCCTTTAGAAAAATAAAAAATCAATAA
- a CDS encoding YifB family Mg chelatase-like AAA ATPase: protein MKIYSHSSIGYDGELIEIEVDIRKGIPGIDIVGLAGSEIKESRERVKAAIKNSEFSFPKDRILINLAPAGIKKIGTAIDLSIATSIITTNENKNNNLGILILGELQLDGKIRAIKGVLPAISLAKERGIKCIIIPFDNLEEGLLINNLNIWGVKTLKETLEIVEHLNKNIFPTKHTIDFTKEDNTEESEETFEYDFNNIKGHHRMKRAIEIAIAGGHNLMLFGPPGSGKTISIKCIKSILPPLTNKELIETNRIWSVAGKLIDTKIIKQRPFRQPHHTASKEGIIGGGSNALPGEVSMAHNGILFLDEALEFQKSILQSLREPIEDKTISIVRASAKSFKYPANFQLVIATNPCPCGNLGKKDIECFCSQQEVSNYWKKLGAAMLDRIDIRVPTKPVNNEKLFQEKSESSSEIRKRILKARDIQSKRYENIESIHKNSDLKPEHITMYCELDKILKDELIYILNKLNISSRATHSILKIARTISDLKEENHISRESLLEAIEHRKSGEQLIEEF from the coding sequence ATGAAAATATATTCCCACTCATCCATAGGATATGATGGAGAACTAATTGAAATTGAAGTAGATATTAGAAAGGGAATACCAGGTATTGATATTGTTGGGCTTGCTGGAAGTGAAATTAAAGAATCAAGAGAAAGAGTAAAAGCAGCTATTAAAAACTCAGAATTCAGTTTTCCAAAAGACAGAATATTAATAAATCTTGCACCAGCAGGTATCAAAAAAATTGGAACTGCAATTGACCTCTCAATTGCAACAAGTATTATAACTACAAATGAAAATAAAAATAATAATTTAGGTATTTTAATATTAGGAGAATTACAATTAGACGGAAAAATAAGGGCAATTAAGGGGGTGTTACCTGCTATATCACTTGCAAAGGAAAGAGGTATTAAGTGTATAATCATACCTTTTGACAATCTAGAAGAAGGTCTTTTAATAAATAATCTAAACATTTGGGGAGTTAAAACTTTAAAAGAAACTCTGGAGATAGTAGAGCATCTTAATAAGAATATATTTCCAACAAAACACACAATTGATTTTACAAAAGAAGACAATACAGAGGAGTCTGAAGAAACATTTGAATATGATTTTAACAACATAAAAGGACACCATAGAATGAAAAGGGCAATTGAAATTGCAATTGCCGGGGGACATAATCTTATGTTATTTGGTCCGCCTGGAAGTGGAAAAACTATTAGTATCAAATGCATAAAATCAATCCTACCCCCACTTACAAATAAAGAATTAATTGAAACAAACAGAATCTGGTCAGTAGCGGGCAAATTAATAGATACAAAAATAATAAAACAAAGACCATTCAGACAACCTCATCATACTGCAAGCAAAGAAGGAATAATTGGTGGTGGTTCTAATGCATTACCTGGAGAAGTATCAATGGCACACAATGGAATTTTATTCTTAGATGAAGCTTTAGAATTTCAAAAATCAATCTTGCAATCTCTACGCGAGCCCATTGAAGATAAAACAATCTCAATTGTAAGAGCAAGTGCAAAATCATTCAAATATCCTGCAAATTTTCAGTTAGTCATCGCTACAAACCCTTGTCCATGCGGCAATCTTGGTAAAAAAGATATAGAATGTTTCTGCTCTCAACAAGAGGTTTCAAACTACTGGAAAAAACTTGGAGCAGCAATGCTTGATAGGATTGATATTAGAGTTCCAACCAAACCAGTGAACAATGAAAAATTATTCCAAGAAAAAAGTGAAAGTTCAAGTGAAATAAGAAAGAGAATATTAAAAGCAAGGGATATCCAAAGCAAAAGATATGAAAATATTGAAAGCATACACAAAAATTCCGACCTTAAGCCAGAACATATTACGATGTACTGTGAGTTAGATAAAATATTAAAAGATGAATTGATTTACATTTTAAATAAACTTAATATATCATCAAGAGCCACTCATTCAATATTAAAAATTGCAAGAACAATTTCTGATTTAAAGGAAGAAAACCATATCTCAAGAGAATCATTACTAGAAGCCATTGAGCACAGAAAAAGTGGTGAACAACTTATTGAAGAATTTTAA
- a CDS encoding L-lactate dehydrogenase, translating to MLKCNKVVLVGAGGVGSSFAYALTIDNSLVHELVIIDVAQDKAKGEVMDLNHGQMFLEKNIKIKYGTYGDCSDADIVVITAGLNQKPGETRLDLVGKNTKIFKDIVTSVVSSGFSGIFVVASNPVDIMTYVTMKYSNFPMHRVIGTGTTLDTSRLRYFLSEHFNVNTQNVHSYIMGEHGDSSFATWDETKVAMKPLSEYITEGKIREEELDEMHRRVVNAAYEVIKLKGATYYAIGLGIKNIVNAIVSDQNLILPISSYINGQYGGSVKDIYIGAPSIICKEGVKEVLDFKISDREFEKFRASANQLRSYIDKIEF from the coding sequence ATGCTTAAGTGTAATAAGGTAGTTCTTGTTGGAGCTGGGGGTGTTGGTTCGAGCTTTGCTTATGCTTTAACAATAGATAACTCACTTGTTCATGAACTTGTAATTATTGATGTAGCTCAAGATAAGGCTAAGGGTGAGGTCATGGATTTAAACCATGGACAGATGTTCTTAGAGAAAAATATTAAAATAAAATATGGAACTTATGGAGATTGTTCTGATGCTGATATTGTTGTGATTACTGCAGGACTTAATCAGAAACCAGGTGAAACAAGGCTTGACTTGGTTGGGAAGAATACTAAAATCTTTAAAGATATTGTTACAAGCGTTGTTTCAAGTGGTTTTAGTGGTATTTTTGTAGTTGCAAGTAATCCTGTTGATATTATGACTTATGTTACAATGAAGTATTCCAATTTTCCAATGCATAGGGTTATTGGGACTGGAACAACACTTGATACTTCAAGGCTTAGATATTTTTTATCAGAGCATTTTAATGTGAATACTCAAAATGTACATTCATATATTATGGGAGAACATGGGGATAGTTCTTTTGCTACTTGGGATGAAACTAAGGTAGCTATGAAACCTTTGTCTGAATACATTACTGAGGGAAAAATAAGAGAAGAGGAACTTGATGAGATGCATAGGCGGGTTGTTAATGCTGCTTATGAAGTAATTAAGCTTAAGGGTGCTACTTATTATGCTATTGGACTTGGAATTAAAAATATTGTAAATGCGATTGTTAGTGATCAAAATCTTATTTTGCCTATATCTTCATATATTAATGGTCAATACGGTGGATCTGTTAAAGATATTTATATTGGTGCGCCTTCTATAATATGCAAAGAGGGTGTTAAAGAGGTTCTTGATTTTAAAATAAGTGATAGAGAATTTGAAAAGTTCAGAGCTTCTGCTAATCAACTTAGAAGCTATATTGATAAAATAGAATTTTAA
- a CDS encoding V-type ATP synthase subunit D codes for MAKVKLTKNELKKQKDSLKMFSRYLPTLQLKKQQLHLEIRKVEGLKRERALEQDRIRGNISSWVSLFGEEFPFQDWIQVKRVVRGFTNIAGITIPIFNSIEYEDIRHDLLSTPYWVDRGIEVIKSVIQINAELEVLSEQSRLLEAELNTTSQRVNLFEKVMIPVTKTNIKKINVYLGDQQTAAVVRGKMAKASLIDSR; via the coding sequence ATGGCTAAAGTTAAGTTAACTAAAAATGAACTTAAGAAACAAAAAGATAGCCTTAAAATGTTTAGTAGGTATTTGCCTACATTACAACTTAAGAAGCAACAACTTCATTTAGAAATTAGAAAGGTTGAGGGACTTAAGCGAGAGAGAGCGCTTGAACAAGATAGAATAAGAGGAAATATTAGTTCTTGGGTTTCTTTATTTGGTGAAGAATTTCCTTTTCAGGATTGGATTCAAGTTAAAAGAGTAGTGAGAGGTTTTACAAATATTGCAGGTATTACTATTCCTATTTTTAATTCTATTGAGTATGAGGATATTAGGCATGATCTTTTATCAACTCCTTATTGGGTAGATAGAGGGATAGAAGTTATTAAGAGTGTAATTCAGATAAATGCAGAACTTGAAGTTTTAAGTGAACAGAGTAGGTTATTAGAGGCAGAACTTAATACTACTTCTCAGAGAGTAAATTTATTTGAGAAGGTTATGATACCTGTCACTAAAACTAATATAAAGAAGATTAATGTGTATCTTGGAGATCAGCAAACAGCGGCTGTTGTAAGAGGGAAGATGGCTAAGGCTAGTTTGATTGATAGTAGGTAG